A genomic segment from Daphnia pulex isolate KAP4 chromosome 5, ASM2113471v1 encodes:
- the LOC124194883 gene encoding uncharacterized protein LOC124194883, which yields MSFPSLLQLVHFLLFISTFHSALGIQCYRCLPKAVPNTGNQTNSLEPCSKFDGSSPFVIDCPLSTFCMKRNFTLEFPDGRNAIVTERGCAQQSFSYRVLKRGQWQTVNDVNETIYQDGCILEHQGTKPPTQYCYCSSRLCNAATPVQLSSNLLVYLIIFPLVYYVLL from the exons atgTCCTTTCCTAGTTTGCTTCAGCTGGtccattttctgttgttcATCTCTACATTCCACTCTG CTTTGGGGATCCAGTGTTACCGATGCCTTCCAAAAGCAGTTCCAAACACAGGCAACCAAACTAATTCATTAGAGCCCTGTTCAAAATTTGACGGGTCCAGCCCATTTGTTATTGACTGCCCCCTCTCCACATTCTGCATGAAGAGGAATTTCACACTGGAATTTCCAGATGGAA GAAACGCCATTGTTACGGAGAGAGGTTGTGCCCAACAAAGCTTCTCCTACAGGGTGCTAAAACGAGGACAGTGGCAGACGGTGAACGACGTCAACGAAACAATTTACCAAGACGGATGCATCTTGGAACACCAAGGCACCAAGCCTCCAACCCAGTATTGCTACTGCTCAAGCCGACTGTGTAACGCTGCAACTCCGGTACAACTCAGCAGCAACTTACTCGTTTATCTAATAATTTTCCCTCTTGTTTATTACGTTCTCCTCTAA
- the LOC124194864 gene encoding rabankyrin-5-like, with amino-acid sequence MVNEGKDEAAKISHHLSLLREEYNKLQARHTEVLRQLGASSGEHSNTFLARILKFVANLHLSQNLSDVRIKLANGSVPGHRFVLTARADNWLLSNQSWDNVQELDWSHLDQDIGDALLRWVYKDELKVPNNRFDFLVSLLKAAGQYRLGDLINSCEEKLIPMVNVSNCVELFVRSEETGAETLRKFCASLMSNHWEDLNRENLAPLSAQSLYRLLEEHSSHPLHAAVRLGREDVVFLDLIKYTQQLPVRLNAVDSKGDIALDIALHLRYESLALCLVQHGANVDCVDPAGQRLLHKAILRKDEFSCDFLLKHGALPTAVLPDSGYSPLHLLADWKSDTVADVSSLLLKQGCSPNAVAEDGSTPLHLAVRSNNMALIEILLADSRTDCERQDKEGFVPLWYALQNPIELSIAEQLTVKCSSCVNTVSSVTGAPLLHMAAFAKLEQATFFLVNHKADVNALNRQGESPLHIASRSGMSAVVRKLLDNGSDPNLQTPPPTLSSPVVKVKVAKVVDESYNPFEDDEVDQAQEEEDIQEIGLHSSIHLAVHGGFEDVITAFVEHTEKNKTAIDFDVRDSAGESTLCAALRLGRYSIAQLLLRGRASVNAASPNEGHRLLHYFLLKGDERAALFLLDNGADVHALTPDGESSLVLCIRKNLPSVLEALCRRGANMEEAPGDACPLWLALTSGNEDLASILVRYGVDTDHWEQGPDGTSQTLLHRALDASDETSACFLIRSGCEVNSPRREGGSENDRSTPLHLCAQWGLEQVAATLLEHGADISPRDEEGKTPLHVAIEQHQAGLVQLLLRQSNIDLYAVDRTQKTPFATALLVKNNKAAVAVLEKDSSVAEQYDNKGRTLLHDIVLRGDLEGLLFLLSVRVNINSRTSDTAKLTPLHLAVQTGKDEMILRNLIVAGAGLNERGPRQQSALHMAAEREDGAGLMSILLDAGADWSALDDCGNSALHTAARLCHVSVAQVLLTQSQVDAESRNMRGQNPLHLAAGSGRDASASLLSLFLQCMPQYPINAPDIDGNSPLLLAYMKGNVALCKALVRAGACLAATNKSGVSIFNYQLATKQLLVRLLEQLNEEPPWAEHDYCMECGNKFGITTRKHHCRHCGRILCSKCSDQVVPILKFNLSKPVRVCLLCSQVLCSGVPSP; translated from the exons ATGGTCAACGAAGGGAAAG ATGAAGCAGCCAAAATATCTCATCACTTGTCACTGCTCAGAGAAGAATACAACAAGCTGCAAGCCCGCCACACTGAAGTGCTGAGACAACTCGGTGCCTCTTCAGGGGAACATTCCAATACTTTTCTTGCCCGTATTTTGAAGTTTGTTGCTAATTTACACTTGTCCCAAAATCTCAG TGATGTGAGAATTAAGCTGGCCAACGGCTCTGTACCTGGCCACCGTTTTGTGCTCACTGCCAGAGCTGATAATTGGCTCTTGAGTAATCAAAGCTGGGATAATGTACAGGAACTAG ATTGGAGCCATTTGGATCAAGATATCGGGGATGCCTTGTTACGCTGGGTTTATAAAGACGAGCTGAAAGTGCCAAATAATCGATTCGATTTTCTCGTCAGTCTTCTTAAAGCCGCCGGCCAGTACAGACTGGGCGACCTGATAAACAGCTGCGAGGAGAAACTCATTCCCATGGTCAATGTTTCCAATTGTGTGGAGCTTTTCGTCCGGTCTGAAGAAACCGGAGCTGAAACGCTCCGGAAGTTTTGTGCAAGCCTTATGAGCAACCACTGG GAGGATTTGAATCGCGAAAATTTGGCTCCTCTTTCTGCCCAATCCCTCTACCGCCTACTGGAAGAACATTCCTCTCATCCTCTGCACGCCGCCGTCCGTCTCGGAAGGGAAGATGTCGTTTTCCTCGATTTGATCAAGTACACTCAACAG tTGCCCGTGAGATTAAATGCAGTTGACTCGAAAGGAGACATTGCTCTAGATATTGCGTTACATTTGCGTTACGAATCTCTGGCCTTGTGCCTTGTTCAACATGGGGCCAACGTGGACTGCGTCGATCCTGCCGGCCAGCGGTTGCTACACAAAGCCATTCTGCGAA AGGATGAGTTTTCGTGCGATTTTCTACTTAAACACGGAGCTCTACCGACGGCCGTCTTACCCGATTCCGGCTACTCACCTCTACACTTGTTAGCCGATTGGAAATCCGACACGGTGGCTGACGTTTCGAGTCTGCTTCTGAAACAAGGCTGCAGCCCCAATGCAGTCGCGGAAGATGGAAG CACGCCTCTACACCTGGCGGTCCGTTCCAACAACATGGCGCTAATTGAGATTCTATTAGCCGATTCCCGAACGGATTGTGAACGACAAGACAAGGAAGGTTTCGTCCCTCTGTGGTACGCCCTTCAAAATCCC ATTGAACTGTCCATTGCCGAGCAGCTGACAGTCAAGTGCTCATCGTGTGTCAACACGGTGTCGTCCGTAACTGGTGCTCCCCTTTTACACATGGCGGCTTTTGCCAAACTCGAACAAGCCAC GTTCTTCCTTGTCAATCACAAAGCGGATGTGAATGCATTGAACCGTCAGGGTGAGTCCCCTTTGCACATTGCCAGTCGATCCGGAATGTCTGCAGTGGTCCGGAAGCTGCTGGATAATGGATCAGATCCTAACCTACAGACTCCACCCCCTACGCTTTCCAGCCCTGTGGTCAAGGTCAAAGTGGCTAAAGTGGTCGACGAGAGTTACAATCCATTTGAGGACGACGAAGTCGATCAagcccaagaagaagaagatattcAAGAAATCGGGCTCCATTCTTCCATACACTTGGCCGTTCATGGCGGATTCGAGGATGTCATCACCGCTTTCGTCGAACACACAGA AAAGAACAAAACGGCGATCGATTTTGATGTGAGAGATTCGGCCGGCGAGTCGACTTTATGTGCCGCTTTACGCTTGGGTCGTTACTCGATTGCCCAGCTCTTGCTGAGAGGCCGAGCGTCCGTCAATGCCGCCAGTCCCAACGAAGGACACCGACTGTTGCACTATTTCCTGCTGAAGGGAGACGAACGAGCGGCACTCTTTCTATTGGATAATGGCGCCGACGTTCACGCCCTCACGCCGGATGGAGAATCTTCTCTGGTGCTGTGCATCCGCAAAAATCTGCCGTCGGTGTTGGAGGCGCTCTGCCGACGTGGAGCCAATATGGAAGAAGCTCCCGGAGACGCTTGTCCACTTTGGTTAGCGCTGACGTCCGGCAACGAAGATTTGGCATCCATTCTCGTCCGCTACGGAGTTGACACGGATCACTGGGAACAAGGGCCAGACGGGACCAGTCAGACGTTACTCCACCGAGCCCTGGACGCCAGTGATGAAACTTCGGCGTGTTTCCTCATTCGCAGTGGATGTGAAGTGAACAGTCCTCGGAGAGAAGGCGGGTCGGAAAACGATCGCAGCACTCCTCTGCATCTTTGCGCTCAGTGGGGCCTGGAGCAAGTGGCCGCTACTCTTCTGGAGCACGGAGCCGATATCAGTCCGCGCGACGAGGAGGGAAAGACTCCACTTCACGTTGCTATTGAGCAACATCAGGCCGGACTGGTCCAACTGTTGCTCCGCCAGTCTAACATTGACCTTTACGCCGTCGATCGGACCCAGAAGACGCCTTTTGCTACCGCTCTTTTGGTCAAGAACAACAAGGCTGCGGTTGCCGTCCTGGAAAAGGATTCTTCCGTTGCCGAACAG tATGACAATAAAGGACGGACGCTGCTTCATGACATTGTTTTGCGTGGTGACTTGGAAGGATTGCTCTTTTTACTTTCGGTTCGCGTCAACATCAACTCGCGGACTTCTGACACGGCGAAATTGACGCCGCTTCATCTGGCCGTTCAAACAg GTAAAGACGAAATGATCCTGCGTAATTTGATTGTGGCTGGTGCTGGTCTGAACGAGCGCGGCCCACGCCAGCAATCAGCTCTGCACATGGCGGCGGAGCGTGAGGACGGTGCTGGGCTGATGAGCATTTTGCTGGACGCCGGAGCTGACTGGTCGGCACTGGACGATTGCGGAAATTCAGCTCTCCACACCGCTGCCCGGCTTTGTCACGTCAGTGTTGCACAGGTGCTCTTGACCCAGTCACAAGTGGACGCCGAGTCTCGCAACATGCGCGGACAAAATCCTCTCCACCTGGCGGCGGGAAGTGGTCGCGATGCATCCGCCAGTCTTCTAAGCCTATTCCTGCAGTGTATGCCTCAGTATCCGATCAACGCACCCGACATCGACGGCAATTCGC CTCTTTTATTGGCCTACATGAAAGGAAACGTGGCCTTGTGCAAAGCTCTCGTCCGGGCCGGCGCCTGTTTGGCCGCCACAAACAAGAGTGGCGTTTCAATATTCAATTATCAATTGGCTACCAAACAGCTACTTGTTAG ATTGTTGGAACAACTGAATGAAGAACCGCCTTGGGCTGAACACGACTATTGCATGGAGTGTGGCAACAAATTTGGCATCACCACTCGCAAACATCATTG TCGGCATTGCGGAAGGATCTTGTGCAGCAAATGTTCCGATCAAGTGGTTCCCATCCTCAAATTCAACCTTAGTAAACCGGTTCGAGTGTGCCTGTTGTGCTCACAAGTTCTTTGTTCCGGTGTTCCATCTCCATAA
- the LOC124194877 gene encoding uncharacterized protein LOC124194877: protein MEDHQQSGLMWVHPAAVLTDTVLSLCLVAPMVVGYWRGTWFLLDAYLYPDDAAASCWISLLLGFGSLLLATWFQRQLQDYVTRQTPCIYFLLSRLYTVVLCFGCVNHWRGVWGTLDVYTGIGWTTALMSIVIGITGLIWLRAFRNIMAPPLVIIVDDPEGYFTFPTMFRTIESKRPHLIALDGLFSVTIVGSLVVLVWRGSFLYLDLVMFPEDAEWSAWGSTVLGYSTSLLAFALQAPLAAVCSRATGFWRIVVMDAFTAIAYVGSVNVWRGLWNLYDIYLFPDHKVWSNLLTHAAGLIVLILCYCAHSILVRGVYLDAEEPGANAAVLPYHYVRYFILKRRRVLAGLAEEAEAGEEREEERKHQHQRDGRVVENGWLPDEVVTMIDDSPDEDDHRWKASNNDKESAI, encoded by the exons atggaGGACCATCAGCAAAGTGGTTTGATGTGGGTCCATCCGGCGGCAGTGTTGACGGACACGGTGTTGTCCCTGTGTCTGGTGGCCCCGATGGTCGTCGGCTATTGGCGCGGGACCTGGTTCCTCCTGGACGCCTACCTCTACCCGGACGATGCGGCCGCCAGCTGCTGGATCTCGTTGCTGTTGGGATTCGGCAGTCTGTTGCTGGCCACTTGGTTTCAGCGCCAATTGCAGGATTACGTCACTCGGCAGACACCTTGCATCTATTTCTTACTCTCAAGACTTTACACCGTCGTCCTCTGCTTCG GTTGCGTGAATCACTGGCGTGGTGTTTGGGGAACGCTGGACGTCTACACGGGAATCGGCTGGACAACGGCCCTCATGTCGATCGTCATCGGCATCACTGGACTCATTTGGCTCCGTGCCTTCCGCAATATTATGGCACCGCCGCTGGTCATCATCGTCGATGATCCCGAAGGATATTTCACTTTCCCCACCATGTTCCGCACAATC gaatcaaaacgACCGCACTTAATAGCCCTGGACGGCCTGTTCAGCGTGACGATTGTGGGCTCGTTGGTCGTCCTGGTCTGGCGAGGTTCTTTCCTTTACCTGGACCTGGTCATGTTTCCAGAAGATGCGGAATGGTCCGCTTGGGGCTCAACG GTTTTGGGTTATTCAACGTCGTTGCTGGCCTTTGCTCTGCAAGCCCCGCTGGCGGCCGTTTGTTCCCGCGCCACCGGTTTTTGGCGCATCGTCGTCATGGACGCCTTCACGGCCATCGCCTACGTCGGCTCCGTCAACGTCTGGCGAGGACTGTGGAACCTCTACGACATCTACTTATTCCCAG ATCACAAAGTCTGGAGCAATTTGCTGACCCACGCCGCCGGCCTTATCGTCCTGATCCTCTGCTACTGCGCCCATTCGATCCTCGTCCGCGGCGTCTACCTGGACGCCGAGGAACCCGGAGCCAACGCCGCCGTACTGCCTTACCACTACGTTCGATATTTTATTCTG AAGAGACGGAGAGTTTTGGCGGGATTGGCCGAGGAAGCGGAAGCGGGCGAAGAGCGGGAGGAAGAGCGGAAGCATCAGCATCAGCGGGACGGACGCGTCGTTGAAAACGGCTGGCTTCCCGATGAGGTCGTGACGATGATCGACGATTCTCCGGATGAGGACGATCACCGGTGGAAAGCTTCCAATAACGACAAAGAATcggctatttaa